The following are encoded in a window of Gossypium raimondii isolate GPD5lz chromosome 13, ASM2569854v1, whole genome shotgun sequence genomic DNA:
- the LOC105784126 gene encoding uncharacterized protein LOC105784126: MGYLYFKPGKSLIGAIGWGLQGATSGMEGAKEQIVQESKNSTLPSQDEEAAIKKKYGGIIPKKPPLISKDHERAYFDSADWALGKQQGVEKPKGPLEALRPKLQPTQQQTRYRKSPCAPADGAVGGSAQPEGGTADE; the protein is encoded by the exons ATGGGATACTTGTATTTTAAGCCTGGAAAGTCATTAATAG GTGCTATTGGCTGGGGTTTACAAGGAGCTACGTCAGGCATGGAGGGTGCCAAAGAGCAAATTGTACAGGAGTCCAAAAATTCCACGCTACCATCTCAAGATGAG gAGGCAgctataaagaaaaaatatggagGGATTATTCCCAAGAAACCACCACTAATCTCCAAG GACCATGAACGTGCCTACTTCGATTCTGCTGATTGGGCACTTGGAAAG CAGCAAGGTGTTGAGAAGCCCAAAGGACCACTTGAAGCCCTCCGTCCCAAATTACAG CCAACACAACAACAAACACGATACAGGAAATCTCCTTGTGCCCCAGCAGATGGTGCAG TTGGAGGGAGTGCTCAACCAGAGGGTGGGACTGCCGACGAATGA
- the LOC105783593 gene encoding uncharacterized CRM domain-containing protein At3g25440, chloroplastic isoform X2, producing the protein MATFASIRQISRQFVKREPLLKFCCFVQNESFFPSPCLDCITFASQRSYSAAKRKEAWLIEKLRKYEVPKAPAEAYDPEILTEEEIHYLKRTGEKKKNYVQVGRRGVFGGVVLNMHLHWKKHETVKVICKPCKLGQVLEYAEELARLSKGIVIDIKPNNTIIFYRGKNYVQPNIMSPADTLSKSKALEKYKYEQSLDHTSEFIEKLEKELEEYLKHKARYHKAKESEPQDFADDNGCNSTLS; encoded by the exons ATGGCAACTTTTGCTTCAATTCGACAAATTAGCCGGCAATTTGTCAAAAG GGAACCTTTACTCAAGTTCTGTTGTTTTGTCCAAAATGAGTCCTTTTTTCCTAGTCCATGCCTTGATTGTATCACATTTGCGAGCCAGAGAAGCTACAGTGCT GCCAAAAGAAAGGAAGCATGGTTGATCGAAAAGTTGAGAAAATATGAGGTTCCCAAGGCCCCAGCTGAAGCATATGATCCTGAAATTTTAACTGAGGAAGAGATACACTACCTAAAGCGTACTggtgagaagaaaaaaaactatgttCAAGTTGGAAGACGAGGAGTATTTGGAGGTGTTGTTCTCAATATGCATCTGCATTGGAAGAAACATGAAACTGTGAAGGTCATTTGCAAACCTTGCAAGCTAGGGCAGGTTCTTGAATATGCTGAAGAACTTGCTCGACTTAGCAAAGGCATTGTGATTGACATCAAACCGAACAATACTATAATTTTTTACCGTGGAAAGAATTACGTGCAACCAAATATTATGTCTCCAGCAGATACCCTGTCTAAAAGCAAA GCTCTGGAAAAATACAAGTACGAACAATCCCTAGATCATACAAGTGAATTCATTGAGAAGTTGGAGAAAGAGCTGGAAGAGTATCTTAAGCATAAAGCTCGGTACCATAAAGCAAAAGAGAGTGAGCCACAGGATTTCGCA GACGATAATGGATGCAACTCAACTTTGAGTTAA
- the LOC105783593 gene encoding uncharacterized CRM domain-containing protein At3g25440, chloroplastic isoform X1, with translation MATFASIRQISRQFVKREPLLKFCCFVQNESFFPSPCLDCITFASQRSYSAVSTSLHALCVTSPDFSLLAKQNVLQHHNIFAKWLIARYLSHASIELKTDEDVIRFSFNKSVGRLASTNRKRKMSKKAKVNELRFYRLKAKKKMNSPNPEVRIRYKLEKAKRKEAWLIEKLRKYEVPKAPAEAYDPEILTEEEIHYLKRTGEKKKNYVQVGRRGVFGGVVLNMHLHWKKHETVKVICKPCKLGQVLEYAEELARLSKGIVIDIKPNNTIIFYRGKNYVQPNIMSPADTLSKSKALEKYKYEQSLDHTSEFIEKLEKELEEYLKHKARYHKAKESEPQDFADDNGCNSTLS, from the exons ATGGCAACTTTTGCTTCAATTCGACAAATTAGCCGGCAATTTGTCAAAAG GGAACCTTTACTCAAGTTCTGTTGTTTTGTCCAAAATGAGTCCTTTTTTCCTAGTCCATGCCTTGATTGTATCACATTTGCGAGCCAGAGAAGCTACAGTGCTGTGAGTACTTCATTACATGCACTATGTGTAACCTCTCCTGATTTTTCATTGTTGGCAAAGCAGAATGTACTTCAGCATCACAACATATTTGCTAAATGGTTGATTGCAAGATATTTGAGTCATGCATCAATTGAGCTAAAGACAGATGAGGATGTTATCAGGTTTTCTTTTAATAAGTCGGTTGGTAGATTAGCCTCTACAAACAGAAAGAGAAAAATGTCTAAAAAGGCAAAAGTGAATGAGCTTCGTTTCTATCGTCTAAAGGCCAAAAAGAAGATGAATTCGCCAAATCCAGAAGTTAGGATTAGATATAAACTCGAGAAG GCCAAAAGAAAGGAAGCATGGTTGATCGAAAAGTTGAGAAAATATGAGGTTCCCAAGGCCCCAGCTGAAGCATATGATCCTGAAATTTTAACTGAGGAAGAGATACACTACCTAAAGCGTACTggtgagaagaaaaaaaactatgttCAAGTTGGAAGACGAGGAGTATTTGGAGGTGTTGTTCTCAATATGCATCTGCATTGGAAGAAACATGAAACTGTGAAGGTCATTTGCAAACCTTGCAAGCTAGGGCAGGTTCTTGAATATGCTGAAGAACTTGCTCGACTTAGCAAAGGCATTGTGATTGACATCAAACCGAACAATACTATAATTTTTTACCGTGGAAAGAATTACGTGCAACCAAATATTATGTCTCCAGCAGATACCCTGTCTAAAAGCAAA GCTCTGGAAAAATACAAGTACGAACAATCCCTAGATCATACAAGTGAATTCATTGAGAAGTTGGAGAAAGAGCTGGAAGAGTATCTTAAGCATAAAGCTCGGTACCATAAAGCAAAAGAGAGTGAGCCACAGGATTTCGCA GACGATAATGGATGCAACTCAACTTTGAGTTAA